The Mugil cephalus isolate CIBA_MC_2020 chromosome 19, CIBA_Mcephalus_1.1, whole genome shotgun sequence genome has a window encoding:
- the LOC124996997 gene encoding lysosomal membrane ascorbate-dependent ferrireductase CYB561A3-like — protein sequence MRPHTCLYVAYGLSLGLGLLCLVFVISWNSYWRGGFSWDASAQQFNWHPVLMVSGLVVLYGNAAVVYRLPFTWGQRKFTWKLVHAGLMLLALVLSILGLCAVFDFHRGLQIPDLYSLHSWVGICTVVTFAFQWVLGLAGFLLPCSPWWFRIILKPFHVWLGKAILILSLASCISGLNEALLLTLNGAEPYSSLPVQAKFANFLGVLIVAFGIIVFGILSKTKWERPETDENAYPLLGENIS from the exons ATGAGGCCGCACACGTGTCTCTACGTCGCCTACGGGCTGAGTCTGGGTCTGGGCCTGCTCTGCCTGGTCTTTGTGATCAGCTGGAACTCTTACTGGAGAGGCGGCTTCTCCTGGGACGCGTCGGCCCAGCAGTTTAACTGGCACCCCGTCCTCATGGTGTCTGGGCTGGTGGTTCTGTACGGTAACG ctgctgttgtgtATCGTCTACCGTTCACCTGGGGGCAGAGGAAGTTCACCTGGAAGCTGGTGCACGCTGGACTCATGCTACTGGCTCTGGTTCTGTCGATCCTGGGCCTGTGCGCCGTGTTTGACTTCCACAGAGGTTTGCAGATCCCTGACCTGTACTCTCTGCACAGCTGGGTGGGCATCTGCACCGTGGTCACGTTTGCATTTCAG TGGGTCCTCGGCTTGGCTGGATTCTTGCTCCCTTGTTCTCCCTGGTGGTTCCGTATCATCCTGAAACCTTTCCATGTCTGGTTGGGAAAAGCCATCTTAATCCTCAGTCTGGCCTCCTGCATCAGCGGCCTCAATGAGGCCCTGCTTCTCACACT TAATGGAGCTGAACCTTACAGCTCACTGCCTGTTCAAGCAAAGTTTGCAAACTTCCTCGGCGTCCTTATCGTGGCTTTTGGGATTATTGTGTTTGGAATCTTGTCCAAAACCAAATGGGAGCGACCGGAAACAGACGAAAATGCTTAT CCTCTGCTCGGTGAAAACATCTCATGA
- the trappc13 gene encoding trafficking protein particle complex subunit 13 isoform X2, whose translation MDVNQAKQEHLLALKVMRLTKPTLFTNLPVTCEDRDLPGDLFAQLMREDPSTIKGAETLMLGEMLTLPQNFGNIFLGETFSSYISVHNDSSQVVKDILVKADLQTSSQRLNLSASNSAVAELKPECCIDDVIHHEVKEIGTHILVCAVSYTTQYGEKLYFRKFFKFQVLKPLDVKTKFYNAETDEVFLEAQIQNITTSPMFMEKVSLEPSIMYNVTELNTVAAGDEGESTFGKMSYLQPMDTRQYLYCLKPKPEYAEKAGVIKGVTVIGKLDIVWKTNLGERGRLQTSQLQRMAPGYGDIRLSLEVIPDTVNLEEPFGIVCKITNCSERTMDLVLEMCNTRSIHWCGISGRQLGKLSPAASLSLPLTVLSSVQGLQSISGLRLTDTFLKRTYEYDDIAQVCVVCPYTSNES comes from the exons ATGGATGTAAATCAGGCGAAACAAGAACACCTCCTCGCCTTAAAAG tgatGCGTTTAACAAAACCAACTCTCTTCACAAACTTGCCGGTGACGTGTGAAGATCGAGATCTGCCAG GGGATTTGTTCGCTCAGCTTATGAGGGAGGACCCGTCCACCATCAAAGGAGCGGAGACATTAATGCTGGGAGAGATGCTCACGTTACCACAGAACTTTGG AAACATTTTCCTCGGAGAGACCTTCTCCAGTTACATCAGCGTGCACAACGACAGTAGCCAAGTAGTAAAAGACATTCTTGTGAAG GCTGATCTACAGACGAGCTCTCAGAGGCTGAATCTATCTGCATCAAACTCAGCCGTGGCAGAGCTCAAACCCGAATGCTGCATCGATGACGTCATCCACCATGAAGTCAAAGAAATTGGAACACACAT CTTAGTCTGCGCCGTCAGTTACACCACTCAGTACGGAGAGAAGCTCTATTTTCGGAAGTTCTTCAAATTCCAG GTTTTGAAGCCGCTGGACGTGAAGACCAAGTTCTACAACGCGGAG ACAGATGAGGTGTTTCTGGAAGCTCAGATCCAGAACATCACCACCTCACCTATGTTCATGGAGAAAGTCTCTCTGGAGCCGTCTATAATGTACAACGTCACGGAGCTCAACACGGTCGCAGCCGGGGACGAAGG TGAGTCCACATTTGGGAAGATGTCCTACCTGCAGCCCATGGACACACGGCAGTACCTGTACTGCCTGAAGCCGAAGCCGGAGTACGCGGAGAAAGCCGGCGTCATCAAGGGGGTGACGGTGATAGGGAAGCTCGACATTGTATGGAAGACTAACCTCGGGGAGAGGGGGAGGCTGCAGACCAGTCAGCTGCAGAGAATG GCTCCAGGGTACGGAGACATCAGGCTGTCTTTGGAGGTGATTCCCGACACCGTCAACCTCGAAGAGCCTTTTGGAATCGTCTGTAAAATCACAAACTGCAG TGAAAGAACCATGGACCTGGTTCTGGAGATGTGTAACACCAGGTCCATCCACTGGTGCGGTATATCCGGACGTCAGCTGGGTAAACTCAGCCCCGCTGCCTCCCTGTCTCTACCCCTCACCGTCCTCTCGTCTGTCCAGGGTCTACAG AGCATTTCCGGATTAAGACTCACGGACACGTTCCTGAAGAGGACGTACGAATACGACGACATCGCACAAGTGTGCGTGGTCTGCCCGTACACCAGCAACGAGTCCtag
- the trappc13 gene encoding trafficking protein particle complex subunit 13 isoform X1, translating to MDVNQAKQEHLLALKVMRLTKPTLFTNLPVTCEDRDLPGDLFAQLMREDPSTIKGAETLMLGEMLTLPQNFGNIFLGETFSSYISVHNDSSQVVKDILVKADLQTSSQRLNLSASNSAVAELKPECCIDDVIHHEVKEIGTHILVCAVSYTTQYGEKLYFRKFFKFQVLKPLDVKTKFYNAESDLSSVTDEVFLEAQIQNITTSPMFMEKVSLEPSIMYNVTELNTVAAGDEGESTFGKMSYLQPMDTRQYLYCLKPKPEYAEKAGVIKGVTVIGKLDIVWKTNLGERGRLQTSQLQRMAPGYGDIRLSLEVIPDTVNLEEPFGIVCKITNCSERTMDLVLEMCNTRSIHWCGISGRQLGKLSPAASLSLPLTVLSSVQGLQSISGLRLTDTFLKRTYEYDDIAQVCVVCPYTSNES from the exons ATGGATGTAAATCAGGCGAAACAAGAACACCTCCTCGCCTTAAAAG tgatGCGTTTAACAAAACCAACTCTCTTCACAAACTTGCCGGTGACGTGTGAAGATCGAGATCTGCCAG GGGATTTGTTCGCTCAGCTTATGAGGGAGGACCCGTCCACCATCAAAGGAGCGGAGACATTAATGCTGGGAGAGATGCTCACGTTACCACAGAACTTTGG AAACATTTTCCTCGGAGAGACCTTCTCCAGTTACATCAGCGTGCACAACGACAGTAGCCAAGTAGTAAAAGACATTCTTGTGAAG GCTGATCTACAGACGAGCTCTCAGAGGCTGAATCTATCTGCATCAAACTCAGCCGTGGCAGAGCTCAAACCCGAATGCTGCATCGATGACGTCATCCACCATGAAGTCAAAGAAATTGGAACACACAT CTTAGTCTGCGCCGTCAGTTACACCACTCAGTACGGAGAGAAGCTCTATTTTCGGAAGTTCTTCAAATTCCAG GTTTTGAAGCCGCTGGACGTGAAGACCAAGTTCTACAACGCGGAG AGTGACCTCAGTTCTGTG ACAGATGAGGTGTTTCTGGAAGCTCAGATCCAGAACATCACCACCTCACCTATGTTCATGGAGAAAGTCTCTCTGGAGCCGTCTATAATGTACAACGTCACGGAGCTCAACACGGTCGCAGCCGGGGACGAAGG TGAGTCCACATTTGGGAAGATGTCCTACCTGCAGCCCATGGACACACGGCAGTACCTGTACTGCCTGAAGCCGAAGCCGGAGTACGCGGAGAAAGCCGGCGTCATCAAGGGGGTGACGGTGATAGGGAAGCTCGACATTGTATGGAAGACTAACCTCGGGGAGAGGGGGAGGCTGCAGACCAGTCAGCTGCAGAGAATG GCTCCAGGGTACGGAGACATCAGGCTGTCTTTGGAGGTGATTCCCGACACCGTCAACCTCGAAGAGCCTTTTGGAATCGTCTGTAAAATCACAAACTGCAG TGAAAGAACCATGGACCTGGTTCTGGAGATGTGTAACACCAGGTCCATCCACTGGTGCGGTATATCCGGACGTCAGCTGGGTAAACTCAGCCCCGCTGCCTCCCTGTCTCTACCCCTCACCGTCCTCTCGTCTGTCCAGGGTCTACAG AGCATTTCCGGATTAAGACTCACGGACACGTTCCTGAAGAGGACGTACGAATACGACGACATCGCACAAGTGTGCGTGGTCTGCCCGTACACCAGCAACGAGTCCtag
- the LOC124996300 gene encoding uncharacterized protein LOC124996300, whose translation MRINPPKHSTIPSLLMREPEQVAEMTTADVDVKDTTTVTTVGFDRGEKNPTTTGKSPDSDARPKFRKCKPETIQAKAAETPSGLRMREDVLANITDLHKGPRSEDGGLKSTKGTTETPFIIKPSETNQGGAGSKQLETAADTVSPCGGLTHRTEAGWKHCMERQGIARSELLSSRGTTESTQNTPGQRDDDPPNEDDHFYYFDGVLKRVQNNFYPFDKTQRRRQQRSHNNRKNDVPTEAKRGGSRVNFLSYIRHLTLRNKAK comes from the exons ATGAGAATAAATCCCCCTAAACACTCAACCATCCCCTCCCTCCTGATGAGAGAGCCAGAGCAGGTAGCAGAGATGACCACAGCAGACGTGGACGTGAAAGACACAACGACAGTGACCACGGTGGGTTTcgacagaggagaaaagaacCCGACGACGACCGGGAAGAGTCCAGACTCAGACGCTCGGCCGAAATTTAGAAAATGCAAACCAGAAACCATCCAAGCTAAGGCAGCGGAGACGCCCTCAGGCCTCAGGATGAGAGAAGACGTCCTGGCAAATATAACCGATCTTCACAAAGGCCCACGGAGCGAAGACGGGGGTTTGAAAAGCACAAAAGGCACAACAGAAACGccttttattattaaaccttCAGAGACAAACcagggaggagctggaagcAAACAGCTGGAG ACTGCAGCTGACACGGTGTCACCCTGCGGAGGTTTAACGCATCGCACCGAGGCCGGATGGAAACACTGCATGGAGAGACAAGGAATTGCACGATCAGAGCTCTTATCATCGAGGGGAACTACTGAATCAACTCAGAATACACCCGGGCAACGTGACGACGACCCCCCGAATGAAGACGACCACTTCTATTATTTTGATGGCGTGCTGAAAAGAGTTCAAAATAATTTTTACCCCTTTGACAAGACACAAAGACGCAGACAACAGAGGAGCCACAATAACAGAAAGAACGACGTTCCTACTGAGGCGAAGAGAGGAGGCAGTCGTGTAAATTTTCTCAGTTATATCAGGCATCTTACTTTGAGAAATAAGGCGAAATAA